A genomic window from Triticum urartu cultivar G1812 chromosome 7, Tu2.1, whole genome shotgun sequence includes:
- the LOC125520180 gene encoding histone H2A-like translates to MDASATGAGAKGKKGAAGRKAGGPRKKSVTRSVKAGLQFPVGRIGRYLKNGRYAKRVGTGAPVYLAAVLEYLAAELLELAGNAAKDNKKSRIVPRHLLLAVRNDQELGRLLAGVTIAHGGVLPNINPVLLPKKTAEKEPKSPKKAAKSPKKADKKA, encoded by the coding sequence ATGGACGCCTCAGCCACCGGAGCCGGAGCGAAGGGGAAGAAGGGCGCGGCGGGGCGCAAGGCCGGCGGGCCCAGGAAGAAGTCGGTGACGCGGTCCGTCAAGGCCGGGCTCCAGTTCCCCGTCGGCCGCATCGGCCGGTACCTCAAGAACGGCCGCTACGCGAAGCGCGTCGGCACGGGCGCCCCCGTCTACCTGGCCGCCGTCCTCGAGTACCTGGCCGCGGAGCTGCTGGAGCTCGCCGGGAACGCCGCCAAGGACAACAAGAAGTCCCGCATCGTGCCCAGGCACCTGCTGCTGGCCGTGAGGAACGACCAGGAGCTCGGCAGGCTGCTGGCCGGCGTCACCATCGCGCACGGCGGCGTGCTGCCCAACATCAACCCCGTGCTGCTCCCCAAGAAGACGGCGGAGAAGGAGCCCAAGTCGCCCAAGAAGGCCGCCAAGTCCCCCAAGAAGGCCGACAAGAAGGCTTAG